Proteins found in one Salvia splendens isolate huo1 chromosome 10, SspV2, whole genome shotgun sequence genomic segment:
- the LOC121750308 gene encoding putative clathrin assembly protein At2g01600 — translation MGTLQTWRKAYGALKDHTKVGLARVNSDFKDVDVAIVKATNHVEQPPKERHLRNIMAVTSAMRPRVDVAYCVHALSRRLAKTHNWTVALKTLIVIHRTLREGDPIFKVEVLNFQKRGRVLQMSNFKDDSSPIAWDYSAWVRTYAQFLEERLECFRILGYDIEAERLPGPAQGQDKGYSRTRDLSSEELLEQLPALQQLLYRLIGCQPEGVAVGNYLVQYSLALVLKESFKIYCSINDGIINLVDKFFEMPRHEAVKALDVYKRAGQQAAGLSNFYDICKGLELARNFQFPVLREPPQSFLVTMEEYIREAPRMVSVASVALEYPERLLLTYKQEDAPLSPKDTKELEEEALPPPSAEVPISSDEAAVSPHPPANLEFDDLLGLNVTMQDASAIEETNALALAIVPSGTVTVDTDASQAKGFDPTGWELALVTTPSTNLSSVQERQLAGGLDLLTLDSLYNEGMYRASQQPVYGAAAPNPFEASDPFAMSNSAPMHPAAAQMAAIPQNHNNPFQSVYPETQQQQQQHLLMGQQNPFGEMGFEAFPAAYHQTTNPFGSSGLL, via the exons ATGGGGACATTACAAACATGGAGGAAAGCATACGGTGCTCTTAAAGATCACACCAAAGTCGGATTAGCCCGTGTCAATTCTGATTTCAAG GATGTGGATGTGGCGATCGTCAAGGCTACCAATCATGTGGAGCAACCGCCAAAAGAGAGACACCTCAGAA ATATTATGGCGGTCACATCGGCAATGCGGCCTCGTGTTGATGTTGCCTACTGTGTACATGCACTTTCGAGACGACTGGCAAAAACACACAACTGGACG GTTGCATTGAAGACTTTAATAGTTATTCATAGAACACTGAGAGAAGGTGATCCTATATTTAAAGTGGAAGTCCTGAATTTCCAAAAGAGGGGCCGAGTCCTCCAAATGTCCAATTTCAAAGATGATTCAAGCCCCATTG CTTGGGATTACTCTGCCTGGGTAAGGACATATGCACAGTTCCTAGAAGAACGTCTTGAATGTTTTAGGATTCTTGGGTATGACATTGAAGCCGAACGGCTTCCTGGACCTGCACAAGGGCAGGATAAG GGTTACAGTAGAACTAGAGACTTGAGTAGTGAAGAACTTCTAGAGCAGTTGCCTGCTTTACAACAACTACTCTATCGTCTTATTGGATGTCAG CCTGAGGGAGTAGCAGTAGGGAACTACCTGGTTCAGTACTCTCTTGCTTTG GTACTCAAAGAGAGTTTCAAAATATATTGTTCCATAAATGATGGGATAATCAATCTTGTTGACAAG TTTTTTGAGATGCCAAGGCATGAAGCCGTCAAAGCACTGGATGTGTATAAAAGAGCAGGGCAGCAG GCTGCTGGTCTTTCTAATTTTTATGATATATGTAAAGGACTTGAGCTTGCTAGAAACTTCCAGTTCCCTGTGTTGAGAGAG CCTCCACAGTCCTTTCTGGTAACGATGGAAGAATATATAAGAGAAGCTCCTAGAATGGTTTCGGTTGCCAGTGTGGCCTTG GAATATCCCGAAAGGCTATTGCTGACATACAAGCAAGAGGATGCTCCTCTATCTCCCAAAGATACAAAAGAGCTGGAGGAGGAAGCCTTGCCACCACCATCTGCTGAAGTTCCCATCTCATCTGATGAGGCAGCAGTTTCTCCGCACCCACCTGCCAACTTGGaatttgatgatctattg GGGTTGAACGTGACCATGCAAGATGCATCTGCAATCGAGGAAACCAATGCGTTGGCTCTAGCTATTGTTCCATCTG GCACTGTAACAGTTGACACCGATGCCTCCCAAGCGAAAGGGTTTGATCCTACTGGGTGGGAACTTGCGCTAGTAACGACTCCCAGCACGAACTTATCATCAGTACAGGAGCGGCAATTG GCAGGAGGACTGGATTTACTCACACTCGACAGCTTATACAACGAAGGCATGTATAGAGCGTCCCAACAACCGGTTTATGGAGCAGCTGCTCCTAATCCATTTGAAGCTAGCGATCCATTTGCAATGTCGAACAGTGCTCCTATGCATCCAGCAGCAGCTCAAATGGCAGCTATACCTCAAAATCATAACAATCCATTTCAATCTGTATACCCGGAAACACAACAGCAACAGCAACAGCATCTCCTGATGGGCCAACAAAATCCTTTTGGTGAGATGGGTTTCGAAGCGTTTCCTGCTGCATATCATCAAACTACTAATCCATTTGGGAGCAGTGGTCTTTTATAA
- the LOC121753388 gene encoding putative serine/threonine-protein kinase: protein MAKYKSFLKAIAKPFTSKSTKDPNEVDLEKIAAQEQKQFPFEILVAATNNFHPTLKLGEGGFGPVYKGKLVDGREIAVKKLSRSSAQGKKEFLSESKLLARVQHRNVVNLLGYCIHAAEKLLVYQYVVNESLDKILFKGDGGGDEFDWKRRYDVITGIAKGLVYLHEEAHCRIIHRDIKPSNILLDHKWVPKISDFGMARLYPEDQTHINTRVAGTNGYMAPEYLVHGHLSDKADVFSFGVVVLELISGQKNSRFNRDPECRSLLEWVYKLYKKQRIMEVVDPRIVSSADPHQVVMCIQIGLLCVQSDPKTRPDMSRVVLILSKKPAILEEPSRPGHPGTRYTLPRRPTAPASASSASSQSQSFGSTLNSTASASASASASASATAASASDPHGKRPMTD from the exons ATGGCCAAATACAAAAGCTTTCTCAAAGCCATAGCCAAGCCCTTCACTTCTAAATCAACCAAAG ATCCGAACGAGGTGGACTTGGAGAAAATTGCTGCTCAAGAACAGAAGCAATTCCCTTTCGAGATCCTGGTTGCAGCCACGAACAACTTCCACCCCACTCTGAAGCTTGGGGAAGGGGGTTTTGGTCCGGTATACAAG GGAAAACTGGTTGATGGGCGAGAAATAGCTGTGAAGAAACTGTCGCGCAGCTCAGCGCAGGGGAAGAAAGAGTTTTTGAGCGAGTCAAAGCTGCTGGCACGTGTGCAGCATAGGAATGTGGTGAATTTGTTGGGATATTGCATCCACGCTGCAGAAAAGCTGCTTGTTTATCAATATGTCGTCAACGAGAGCCTCGATAAGATTCTATTCA AGGGTGATGGCGGAGGAGATGAATTTGATTGGAAGCGGAGGTACGATGTGATAACCGGCATTGCAAAGGGGTTGGTTTATCTTCACGAAGAGGCTCACTGCCGCATCATACACCGTGACATCAAACCTAGCAATATCCTACTTGATCACAAGTGGGTTCCCAAGATTAGTGATTTTGGAATGGCGCGTCTATATCCTGAAGATCAAACACACATCAACACCCGTGTTGCTGGAACCAA TGGCTACATGGCACCTGAATACCTGGTGCACGGCCATCTTTCGGACAAGGCAGATGTGTTCAGCTTTGGGGTTGTAGTTCTGGAGCTCATAAGCGGACAGAAGAACTCAAGATTCAACCGGGATCCTGAGTGTCGGAGCTTGCTTGAATGG GTATACAAGCTTTACAAGAAGCAGAGGATCATGGAAGTGGTTGATCCTAGAATAGTGTCTTCAGCAGATCCTCATCAGGTGGTAATGTGCATACAGATAGGGTTGCTGTGTGTTCAGTCCGACCCTAAAACAAGGCCTGATATGAGCCGTGTGGTTTTGATACTGTCCAAGAAGCCGGCCATTCTTGAAGAACCGTCAAGGCCTGGACACCCTGGGACCAGGTATACACTTCCTCGCCGGCCAACTGCTCCTGCATCTGCATCCTCTGCTTCCTCCCAATCTCAATCATTTGGCTCCACACTCAACTCAACTGCATCCGCATCTGCATCTGCATCTGCATCTGCATCTGCAACTGCAGCTTCAGCTTCAGACCCCCATGGGAAGAGACCTATGACAGATTAG
- the LOC121752397 gene encoding DELLA protein GAI1-like, which produces MKREFENFSSSGSCSSSTTPQMWPCDADDELFAVLGYNVKSSDMAELAQKIQHLEQLMEQDDLSPLASHTTHYNPSDLSSWLQSMISALNPTPDFDSDLTAIPGKAVCPSPQSPLLKKLKLSTPVTESIVMIDSQENGIRLVHSLMACAEAVQRENFKLAEALVKNIGFLAVSQAGAMRKVATYFAEALARRIYRLYPTNHHDSALTDFLEMHFYETCPYLKFAHFTANQAILESFAGRDRVHVIDFSMKLGMQWPPLLQALALRPGGPPRFRLTAVTADNTDQLQEVGRKLTHLAETINVEFEYKGVAANSLSDLNAAMLDRREGETVAVNSILELHPLLAREGAIEKVLRVIRELKPAILTVVEQEANHNGSVFSDRFTEALHYYSTLFDSLESCTSDEDKVMSEMYLGRQICNVVACEGAERLERHETLSHWQRRLGEGGFEAVHLGSNAHKQASMLLALFAGGDGYRIDEKHGCLMLGWHTRPLFATSAWRLAS; this is translated from the coding sequence ATGAAGCGGGAGTTTGAGAATTTCTCGAGCAGCGGCAGCTGCAGCTCCTCCACCACACCTCAGATGTGGCCCTGCGACGCCGATGACGAACTCTTCGCCGTTCTCGGCTACAACGTCAAATCCTCCGACATGGCCGAACTCGCGCAAAAGATCCAACACTTGGAGCAACTCATGGAACAAGACGACCTCTCGCCGCTCGCCTCCCACACCACTCACTACAACCCTTCCGATCTCTCCTCCTGGCTCCAATCCATGATTTCCGCCCTCAATCCCACCCCTGATTTCGACTCGGATCTCACCGCCATCCCGGGTAAAGCCGTCTGCCCTAGCCCCCAATCGCCGCTGCTGAAGAAATTGAAACTTTCCACACCAGTGACCGAGTCGATTGTCATGATTGACTCGCAGGAGAACGGCATCAGACTCGTTCACTCCTTGATGGCCTGCGCAGAGGCCGTGCAGCGCGAGAATTTCAAATTGGCTGAAGCTCTGGTGAAGAACATCGGATTTTTAGCTGTGTCGCAGGCAGGGGCAATGCGGAAAGTCGCTACCTATTTCGCCGAAGCCCTAGCTAGGAGAATTTACAGATTGTATCCAACAAATCACCACGACTCTGCCTTGACAGATTTCCTGGAAATGCACTTTTATGAAACTTGCCCTTACCTCAAATTCGCACATTTCACTGCAAATCAAGCAATTTTGGAATCCTTCGCCGGTAGAGATCGAGTCCACGTGATAGATTTCAGCATGAAACTGGGGATGCAATGGCCGCCTCTTCTCCAAGCGTTGGCATTGAGGCCCGGTGGACCTCCTAGATTCCGGTTGACGGCGGTGACGGCCGATAACACGGATCAATTACAGGAAGTAGGACGGAAATTGACTCATTTGGCCGAAACGATCAATGTGGAGTTCGAATACAAAGGAGTGGCTGCGAATTCGTTATCAGATCTGAACGCAGCGATGCTAGACAGAAGAGAAGGGGAAACAGTGGCGGTGAATTCAATATTGGAGCTGCATCCATTGCTTGCGCGGGAGGGGGCAATCGAGAAGGTTCTACGAGTAATCAGAGAATTGAAACCGGCAATCTTAACAGTGGTGGAGCAGGAGGCGAATCACAACGGGAGCGTGTTCTCGGATCGGTTCACGGAGGCGCTGCATTACTACTCAACGCTCTTCGATTCGTTGGAGAGCTGCACGAGCGATGAAGACAAAGTGATGAGCGAGATGTACTTAGGGAGGCAGATATGCAATGTGGTGGCGTGCGAGGGTGCGGAGCGGCTGGAGCGCCACGAGACGCTGTCTCATTGGCAAAGGCGGTTGGGAGAGGGCGGGTTCGAGGCGGTGCACCTGGGCTCGAACGCGCACAAGCAGGCTAGTATGTTGCTGGCCTTGTTTGCCGGCGGCGATGGATATAGGATTGATGAGAAGCATGGCTGTTTGATGCTTGGTTGGCATACAAGGCCACTCTTTGCTACCTCTGCTTGGAGACTTGCTTCTTAA